GGGAAATCAATCCCAGCGCAAATGTTTCACGGATTCACCGGAATCACGAAGCTCACGAAGAGCGTCAATGCCGATGCTTAGATGCTTATCTACAAAATTCGCAGTGACTCGTTTATCACTTTCTTCTGTTTTTACACCTTCAGGAATCATCGGATTGTCTGACACTAGCAACAAGGCACCGCGCGGGATTTCATTAACGAAACCTGTTACGAAGATCGTCGCTGTTTCCATATCCACAGCCATGGCGCGGGTTTTTACCAAATAATCCTTGAAAGTTTCATCATGTTCCCACACACGGCGGTTCGTGGTGTACACGGTCCCCGTCCAATAATCGCACTGATGTTTGGCGATCATCGATGAAACAGCTTTCTGTAAACGGAATGAAGGCAATGCTGGGATTTCTTCAGGAAGGTATTCGTTACTTGTTCCCTCACCCCGGATGGCAGCGATCGGAAGAATAAAGTCACCCAGTTGGTTTTTCTTTTTTAAGCCGCCGCATTTACCTAAAAACAAGGCTGCTTTAGGATTGATAGCGGTTAAAAGATCCATACAAGTAGCGGCAAGAGCACTGCCCATACCGAAATTCATAATCGTGATGTTTTCAGCAGTCGCCGTTTGCATCGGTTTGTCTTGGCCCATCACAGGCACATCGAATCTTTCTGCAAACATTTTTACGTAATTACTAAAATTCGTAAGCAAGATGTACTGGCCAAATTCTGAAAGTGGGACCCCTGTGTAACGAGGCAGCCAGTTATCTACAATTTCTTTTTTCGTCTTCATTTTATTCCTTCAATTTTCATTCGATAAATCAATGATCCAAGGTAACACGTCTTTTTAGGGAATAAAAGGCTCCTTAATATTTGTTCGGTGCAAAATGATATGTATGGGCTTCGGTCAAAGTGGTGACAAATTCTGGCTCTGTATATCATTTTTTCCCTCTCTGGGACATAAGAAGAAATACAGTCGATTTTAGGGTCAAAAAGCAGTGGCGTGCTCTTCGCAAAAAGGACAGGACGGAGAGAAATTGGAGGACACTTATGAAGCACGTAATCTTAGCTGTTTTAGGAAGCGTATTAGTTTTCTCAGCCACTTCGGCTGTCGCCTCCCCTGCTGATGAGGCCTCTACTTTATATCTTGAAGTTAAAAGGCAGACTTACGTTTTCCTTCCTCAAGATTTAGGAGCTGGCATTCGTGCTTTAGTCCCTGCTATGGCTTTACCAGAAGAATCCATTATCGCTATCGACATGCAACTTCTGGAAAGAACTGTGGAGCTTGATAAAAACGAACCTCACCGCATTCGCTATCCCTTTGTTCCACCAGGAAAATCCCAGGCCGTGACGCCCGCTAGAGGCTGGGTGTGCGGTGCACGTATCGTGGACATCAATGATGAAGACTTACGTGAACTTGAAGATGCCGATCGCACTGATTTCTGTTTTTCTATTTCAAAACTAAGCGAGCTTGAAGCCTTAGAAAGCAACCATGAAGCGACAATCGCTTCGTTTAAACAGTTCCAAAAAAAGGGTGACAGCGGTTTACTTTCAGCTTTAGTGCAAAGAATTCGCGACATTCGTTTTAACGAGCCGACTGTAGACTTAGTGACAGCGACGGCGCTTATTAGCCCCTTAAAAGATTGCTCAGTGGGTTGCTTAAAGGCGACCAGTGAATTTGGCCCGCGCAGACATCCGGTATTAAAACGTAAACGCATGCACAAAGGGATTGATTTACGTGCCGCCGACGGAACAGAAGTCGTCAGCGTATTGCCTGGTAAAGTTCTTGCGATCCGTACTGAAAAGCGTGGTAAAAAAATCAAAGGCTACGGTCATTACATTATCGTTGTGCATCCTGCTGCAAAACTTGAAACCAAGTACGCCCATCTGTCTCAGTTTAAAGTGAAAAATGGATCGAAGCTTGATCAAGGACAGTTGATCGCTCTTTCAGGAAGCTCTGGAATCGGGACGGGTCCCCACCTTCACTTTGAAACTTTAGTACCCGGGGGAAAGGGCTATGCCCCGACGAACCCTCGTCGATTCCTTGCAGGACTGCTTGATTCAGTTGCCGCGTTTTTTAACTTCTTGTCTGTGAAAGCTTAAAGCGCAATTTGCTATAGATTAATAACGGTAATAACAACGCCAAACAGGCCCACCACATGGTTGAACCATTTGTAGGTGGGTTTTGTTTTACTAAGCCACAGCCCATGATGGGATCACCTGAAAGTTCATCTTTAGGGTATAAGTAACTCATTCCGTCCATATCGTCTTGCGCTAGGCCCAAGGATGTTTTTAAGGTCGCATCGTAATACATCAGTGCGGTTGAATCTCCGGAATGCCCAAGGCCCAGAATATGGCCGATTTCGTGGGCCAAAATAATTAATAGCTTTTCGCGATCAAAGGTGGCGATGTTCGCAGCCCCGGATGATGCATTTAAAATCAAAGCACCACCAGAAATCACACCTCCGATGGTTTGAATGGAAGCCGCACCGGGAATGCTATCTTGATCTCCGGGAAAATTTGTATCGCAGTAAACCGTGGTGGGATTTCCATAAGTGGTACTTGTTGTGCTTGTACCGTAGCTGACTTTGACGTTGCTGGTGGGCACATTGTTCCACACTTCCGCTGCTTCAGAAATAATTCCCGGCACATCGATACCTGCAGGGCAATTGGCCGTATTGACATCCAACTTAACATTGCTGCTAGCCCAGCCATACATGTTCGAGTTGCTTGAAAGCATCAAGGTGAAAGCCTGCGCAGAGGGAGTCAAAAGTAATAAAAAAAGACCTAACACAGGTTTCATTAGAATCCTCCGAACAAATAAGCGTAACTAAGAAAAAAGTTTTGCGACCGTTTGTCTGAGCTTAAGAAGTTTTCAAAAATAAGATCAAATGCCAGGCGACCTTTCGTAAGTTCATAGGCGACCCCCGCAGTAACCGTGAAAGAATGAATCGCGACAGCACGCCCAGGTAGTGCAAAAGTCGAATAACCATTGCCATTGTTCAGCTGCTTAGAGCCACCATTACCTTTGATATCATGACGTAAAATTCCTGGTGCTACCGACCATTCCCAGTCATCAGAAAAATTTTGGCCAAAGGCCACGTTGATGTGAGTCAGGGTGTTCTTCGCTGCCCCGTCGGTGGAATCCCGGGGTATCAAAGTATAAGAAAGCTGCGGACTGATAAACCAGTTCGAGTTCAAAGACCAATCTTGTTTAAGATAAATAGGATAACTTGAAGTTCCGAATAATCCAGTAGACCCGGTAGCACTATTGACGGTGCGGTTAAAGGCATTTTGTGAATAGAAGCCGACTCCTAAATAAAGGCCGCGGTCTTTGAAGGCTGTGGCTGTTGAAAGAGATAATAGAATACTCCCGCAAAGGAAAATTTGTTTAAACAAGCCTGGCTCCATCCTTGAAGGTTTTACTCATGGTGATTTTTTAGGGGCTATTAGGTCAAGGATAAAACATTACAAAAACTTATTCCAAAAATGCAGCCATTTCGCAGGAGTTTGCTTGTCACTCTTCTTACGAAAGCTTATGTAACGGGCGGATTATTAATCGGGGAAAAACATGAAATTTTTCAGTCTTCTGACATTCGTTTTATTATTCGGTTTCTGTGCATGGGGTTATAACTGCAAAGAGCTTTACGTTAAAGGCCATGCTGATCCTCGCTTCCCGGCGGGACTTGACTGCAAGCTTGAAAAGAAATTCGACGTCAGCGGGGTTCCAGTTCATATATATCAATACACGAAGGACTTCCCTCAACATCCGGAAGATTTGCAATTTGCTTATCGCGCAACACAAGTTTTTCATGATGTTTACAACACCATCGTTCGCGTGAACCCGGAACTTTATCCGCGTTTAAGATTCACGGGCTTAAATTTTATTTTAACGGATCACCCACCCGAAGACACTGAAATCGCGAAAGTGCAAATCGGTCACGCCCAAGAGGGCGAACTGTGCCCGATCATCGTTTATGCTGCAAATCTTCGTAAAGAATCACCGGATTATCAGAAACAGGAACTTGCCCACGAAATCTTTCACTGTGTCCAGGATTTAGTATGGCAAGAGAAGATGAATGTACCAAAAGCGATTCGTTCTTGGTGGTCTGAAGGTACGGCTGTTTGGTTTAGTAATTTGGTTTATCCTTCTAATAATCAAGAATCTTATTGGAATGCTTCCTACAGCTTTGATGATAACTTGGTCGAACAAAAAGAGCCTTATGCAGCGTATTTGTTCTTTCAATCCGTTTCTCAATCTTGGTTGGGTTTACAGGGCGTGATCAGCCTGATTAAGGATATGCCCATTTCTGGGACTTCAGATGATCAAGCCAAGGCTGTTTTAGATACTCCTTCAATGAATCTTCTTTGGCATACCTTCGCTGAAGAAATCACCAGCAGTCGCATTTTAGATTTTAATGGGAAGCACATTGTGACTTCTGTCATTGGCGAGCCCGAAGAAGAAGACATTGAAGAAGGTGAAGATGTTTTGGAATGGGACCTTGCACCTTTAACTATGCAAGTGACTGAACTAAAAGTGCCAGCGCAATCGATCACCTATATTGAAAATCTAACTGAAAGTTACAACAATCCTATTTCTTTCCGTAACTCTGGTGCCGGCATGTGGGGGCAGCTATTCCCAAACTGGCCTTATGCGATTGATACTTCGTGCAAGAAGAACACGCATTTCGTAAATATGCTTTCTTCTTATGCCGGTCAAAATGATTCAGGCGTTCCCGAAAACTTTAAAGTAAGAATCAAATCACAAAAAACTGAATGCAAGTGCATTGATGCGGAACAATTCGATCCATGCCTTTATGGCAACTACAAAATCGATCCAAAATCCATCGACAATATGTTCAGACGAATTTTCCAGGACAAGAAAT
This is a stretch of genomic DNA from Bdellovibrio reynosensis. It encodes these proteins:
- a CDS encoding matrixin family metalloprotease, whose protein sequence is MKPVLGLFLLLLTPSAQAFTLMLSSNSNMYGWASSNVKLDVNTANCPAGIDVPGIISEAAEVWNNVPTSNVKVSYGTSTTSTTYGNPTTVYCDTNFPGDQDSIPGAASIQTIGGVISGGALILNASSGAANIATFDREKLLIILAHEIGHILGLGHSGDSTALMYYDATLKTSLGLAQDDMDGMSYLYPKDELSGDPIMGCGLVKQNPPTNGSTMWWACLALLLPLLIYSKLRFKLSQTRS
- a CDS encoding M23 family metallopeptidase, with the protein product MKHVILAVLGSVLVFSATSAVASPADEASTLYLEVKRQTYVFLPQDLGAGIRALVPAMALPEESIIAIDMQLLERTVELDKNEPHRIRYPFVPPGKSQAVTPARGWVCGARIVDINDEDLRELEDADRTDFCFSISKLSELEALESNHEATIASFKQFQKKGDSGLLSALVQRIRDIRFNEPTVDLVTATALISPLKDCSVGCLKATSEFGPRRHPVLKRKRMHKGIDLRAADGTEVVSVLPGKVLAIRTEKRGKKIKGYGHYIIVVHPAAKLETKYAHLSQFKVKNGSKLDQGQLIALSGSSGIGTGPHLHFETLVPGGKGYAPTNPRRFLAGLLDSVAAFFNFLSVKA
- a CDS encoding AMP nucleosidase; its protein translation is MKTKKEIVDNWLPRYTGVPLSEFGQYILLTNFSNYVKMFAERFDVPVMGQDKPMQTATAENITIMNFGMGSALAATCMDLLTAINPKAALFLGKCGGLKKKNQLGDFILPIAAIRGEGTSNEYLPEEIPALPSFRLQKAVSSMIAKHQCDYWTGTVYTTNRRVWEHDETFKDYLVKTRAMAVDMETATIFVTGFVNEIPRGALLLVSDNPMIPEGVKTEESDKRVTANFVDKHLSIGIDALRELRDSGESVKHLRWD